A window of the Planctomycetia bacterium genome harbors these coding sequences:
- a CDS encoding DNA topoisomerase VI subunit B, with product MAAGQRDISVSEFFAKNRHLLGFDNPRKALLTSVKEAVDNSLDACEEAGILPEVWVHIETTGNNRYKVGVQDNGPGIVKAQIPNIFGKLLYGSKFHRLKMSRGQQGIGISAAGMYGVLTTGKPVKIVSRTEAKKPAHYFELQIDMKKNKPEILNGKGEGEDIPTGEAEYAKFVEKRGMEWIDTAGGKPVAHGTRVTIEMEAKYQRGRGSVDEYLEQTAIANPHITLHYIDPDGKTYDYSRATDILPAEPKEILPHPYGIELGNLVTMLQATKAPTLSQFLTSSFSRVSSSKASDVCEAAKLSTRANPARIGRNDSEALYRSLQEAKIPAPSTDCISPIGVPLLLKGMHQVVPAEFYVAETRPPAVYRGNPFLIETALAFGGTSAAVKISLEALTEMLHETDARTLRQFLINGFSGIGGDAADKILTEAEFGNRTSPGKLKPAEIAKLHAAMRNVNLEEGQTMNVLRYANRVPLQFQPGACAITQSIVGTNWRAYGLSQSRGGLPSGPVTIMVHIASVWVPFTSESKEAVASYPEIQKEIRLGLQAVGRKLAMFVRKRMKVKQEGERRNIFLRYLGEVAEAVHTINGNDKKALYDQLLKVAKRKTAEADTKLDDQGRKIKHDDEDDFGDNVLIVKHEDPTDAKGKPTNAAGDELAPIKAKKGSR from the coding sequence ATGGCCGCCGGGCAGCGCGACATCTCCGTCAGCGAGTTCTTCGCTAAGAACCGGCATCTGCTCGGCTTCGACAACCCGCGCAAAGCGCTGCTGACCAGCGTGAAGGAAGCGGTCGACAACTCGCTCGACGCTTGCGAAGAGGCCGGCATCTTACCCGAGGTTTGGGTCCATATCGAAACGACGGGCAACAACCGCTACAAGGTCGGCGTGCAAGACAACGGGCCGGGGATCGTCAAAGCGCAAATCCCGAACATCTTCGGCAAGCTGCTCTATGGCTCGAAGTTCCACCGCTTGAAGATGAGCCGGGGCCAACAAGGAATCGGCATCAGCGCGGCGGGCATGTACGGAGTGCTCACGACCGGCAAGCCGGTGAAGATCGTGTCGCGCACGGAGGCGAAGAAGCCGGCGCACTACTTCGAGCTGCAGATCGACATGAAGAAGAACAAGCCGGAGATTCTCAACGGTAAGGGAGAAGGGGAAGACATTCCGACCGGCGAAGCGGAGTATGCGAAGTTCGTCGAGAAGCGCGGCATGGAATGGATCGACACGGCCGGCGGCAAACCGGTCGCGCACGGCACGCGCGTGACGATCGAGATGGAAGCGAAGTACCAACGCGGGCGCGGCAGCGTCGACGAATATCTCGAACAGACGGCGATCGCCAACCCGCACATTACGCTGCACTACATCGATCCCGACGGCAAGACCTACGACTACTCACGCGCCACGGACATCCTGCCGGCCGAGCCGAAGGAAATTCTTCCGCATCCCTACGGCATCGAGCTCGGCAACCTCGTGACGATGCTGCAAGCGACCAAAGCCCCGACGTTGTCGCAGTTCCTCACGTCGAGCTTCTCGCGGGTCAGCTCGAGCAAAGCGTCCGACGTTTGCGAAGCGGCCAAGCTCAGCACGCGGGCCAATCCGGCCCGGATCGGTCGCAACGATAGCGAAGCGCTCTATCGTTCGTTGCAAGAAGCGAAGATTCCCGCACCGTCGACCGATTGCATCTCGCCGATCGGCGTGCCGCTGTTGCTCAAGGGGATGCATCAAGTGGTGCCGGCCGAGTTCTACGTCGCCGAGACGCGTCCGCCGGCCGTGTATCGCGGCAATCCGTTCCTCATCGAAACGGCCTTGGCCTTCGGCGGCACTTCGGCTGCCGTGAAGATCTCGCTGGAAGCGCTGACCGAGATGCTGCACGAAACGGACGCCCGGACGTTGCGGCAATTCCTCATCAACGGCTTCAGCGGCATCGGCGGCGACGCGGCCGATAAGATTCTCACGGAAGCGGAGTTCGGCAATCGGACCTCGCCGGGCAAGCTCAAGCCGGCCGAGATCGCGAAGCTGCATGCCGCGATGCGGAACGTGAATCTCGAAGAGGGGCAAACGATGAACGTGCTGCGCTACGCCAATCGCGTGCCGTTGCAATTTCAGCCGGGTGCCTGCGCGATCACGCAATCGATCGTCGGCACGAATTGGCGCGCGTACGGACTCTCGCAATCGCGCGGCGGTCTGCCGAGCGGGCCGGTGACGATCATGGTGCATATCGCGAGCGTCTGGGTGCCGTTCACGAGCGAGTCGAAGGAAGCGGTCGCTTCGTATCCGGAGATTCAAAAAGAAATTCGGCTCGGCTTGCAAGCGGTCGGCCGGAAGCTGGCGATGTTCGTGCGGAAGCGAATGAAAGTGAAACAAGAAGGAGAACGGCGTAACATCTTCTTGCGCTACTTGGGCGAAGTGGCCGAGGCCGTGCATACGATCAACGGCAACGACAAGAAAGCGCTCTACGATCAGCTGCTGAAAGTGGCGAAGCGCAAGACCGCCGAAGCCGACACGAAGCTCGACGACCAAGGCCGCAAGATCAAGCACGACGACGAAGACGATTTCGGCGACAACGTCCTGATCGTGAAACACGAAGACCCGACCGACGCCAAGGGCAAGCCGACGAACGCCGCCGGAGATGAGCTGGCGCCGATCAAAGCGAAGAAAGGCTCGCGGTAG
- a CDS encoding DNA topoisomerase IV subunit A — translation MTKKPAKSGSSSSSSAPAATLNAKDKKTLNSLGEMAGKVVDSAQKGRAPQLDIPSRSLSNVRFNKTKRFLEMGSGTNSRELFNLSQAKAYMQTLLIGSGCKRLIQEGKTTSLRGLYYMLKHTIEGTKEETFDGQEDSDTIIEDVEVTLNSLREEMHLYASNRGNLVGPLTLVDNGDTIDCTRMGSAGYSIPSICEPDVIKFDDCSADFILHVEKDTVWRRFSEDKFWRKYNCIVTHGGGQPPRGVRRLLHRLHNELQPGGKKRTSDEQKKIPVYCLLDNDPWGYYIYSVLKQGSINLAFESVRMGIPEAKYIGLRSKDFERCQLSNSVKINLNDQDVKRAKQIAEYPWFKDKKMWQKEIELMLKNGFKLEVESLISKDISYVTEEYVPARLEEKDWLD, via the coding sequence ATGACGAAGAAACCTGCGAAGTCCGGCTCCTCCTCTTCTTCTTCGGCTCCGGCCGCTACGTTGAATGCGAAAGACAAGAAGACGCTCAACTCGCTCGGCGAGATGGCCGGTAAGGTCGTCGATAGCGCGCAGAAAGGTCGCGCGCCGCAGCTCGATATCCCCTCGCGCTCTCTCTCCAACGTCCGCTTCAACAAGACGAAGCGGTTCCTCGAGATGGGCTCGGGCACCAATAGCCGCGAGTTGTTCAACCTCTCGCAGGCGAAAGCCTACATGCAGACGCTGCTCATCGGCAGCGGGTGCAAACGGCTGATCCAAGAAGGGAAGACGACGAGCTTGCGGGGTCTCTATTACATGCTCAAGCACACGATCGAAGGAACCAAGGAAGAAACCTTCGACGGCCAGGAAGACTCCGACACGATCATCGAAGACGTCGAAGTCACGCTCAACTCGCTCCGCGAAGAGATGCACCTCTATGCGAGCAACCGCGGTAACTTAGTCGGCCCGTTGACGCTCGTCGACAACGGCGACACGATCGACTGCACGCGGATGGGCTCAGCCGGCTACAGCATCCCGTCGATCTGCGAGCCCGACGTGATCAAGTTCGACGATTGCTCGGCCGATTTTATCCTGCATGTCGAAAAAGATACGGTTTGGCGCCGCTTCTCCGAAGACAAATTCTGGCGCAAGTACAACTGCATCGTCACCCACGGCGGCGGGCAACCGCCGCGCGGCGTACGCCGGTTGCTGCATCGATTGCACAACGAACTGCAACCCGGCGGCAAGAAGCGCACGAGCGACGAACAAAAGAAAATCCCCGTCTATTGCCTCCTCGATAACGATCCCTGGGGTTACTACATCTATAGCGTGCTCAAGCAAGGCTCGATCAACCTCGCGTTCGAGAGCGTGCGGATGGGGATTCCCGAAGCGAAATACATCGGGCTGCGCAGCAAAGATTTCGAGCGCTGCCAACTCTCGAACAGCGTGAAGATCAACCTTAACGATCAAGACGTGAAGCGGGCCAAGCAGATCGCCGAGTACCCTTGGTTCAAAGATAAGAAGATGTGGCAGAAGGAAATCGAGCTGATGCTCAAGAACGGCTTCAAGCTCGAAGTCGAATCTTTGATCTCGAAAGACATCAGCTACGTCACCGAGGAATACGTTCCGGCCCGGCTGGAAGAGAAGGATTGGCTGGATTAA
- a CDS encoding nucleotidyl transferase AbiEii/AbiGii toxin family protein, translating to MANIIPDSSFPSIGSTASVAATTAVVPYETQMDQDLRFAMTEGSIFFEGRGKVQESLSRIAKSLNELGIPYAVAGGMSLYLHGYRRYTEDVDIIVTKEGAKRIYAELEGRGYVRPFEKSKNLRDTQTGVKIEFLIAGRFPGDDKPKSISFPDPDTVYELKDGIRVLNLPTIVSLKLASWMTGQDRAKDLGDVQELVKTFDLPESFVDSLHPYVKEAFSDMWRKMHVSSVRYMTIWRNKWLTSEAKTIDEMIVMLREASNELEAMRAEGVVLDANDGVSDDYAYLYTENKSVADKYGMQPESEFFDDDEIDDEAPKN from the coding sequence ATGGCAAACATCATTCCTGATTCATCGTTCCCTTCCATAGGTTCCACAGCTTCAGTCGCCGCGACGACCGCCGTCGTGCCGTATGAGACACAGATGGACCAAGACCTGAGGTTCGCAATGACCGAAGGAAGCATCTTTTTCGAAGGTCGTGGCAAGGTTCAAGAAAGCCTTAGCCGTATCGCCAAGAGCCTAAACGAATTGGGAATTCCATACGCCGTGGCAGGAGGAATGTCGCTCTACCTTCACGGCTATCGGCGTTATACCGAAGACGTGGACATCATCGTAACTAAGGAAGGAGCAAAGAGGATTTACGCCGAGTTGGAAGGCCGCGGTTATGTGCGACCTTTCGAAAAGAGCAAAAATCTTCGCGACACTCAAACTGGCGTGAAGATTGAGTTTCTTATCGCCGGAAGATTCCCGGGCGATGACAAGCCGAAATCGATTTCATTCCCGGATCCCGATACCGTCTACGAATTAAAGGATGGAATTCGAGTTCTTAATCTACCAACGATCGTCAGTTTGAAACTTGCTTCTTGGATGACTGGTCAAGATCGAGCCAAAGATTTGGGAGATGTTCAGGAGTTGGTGAAGACATTCGATCTGCCTGAAAGCTTTGTCGATTCGTTGCATCCTTACGTTAAAGAAGCGTTCAGTGACATGTGGCGCAAGATGCATGTTTCATCTGTTCGATACATGACGATCTGGCGTAATAAGTGGTTGACGAGCGAGGCCAAGACGATCGACGAAATGATCGTAATGCTTCGAGAAGCTTCCAACGAGTTGGAGGCGATGCGAGCGGAAGGCGTAGTTCTAGACGCCAATGACGGCGTGTCTGATGACTATGCGTATCTCTATACGGAAAACAAGTCGGTTGCAGACAAATACGGCATGCAACCGGAATCTGAGTTTTTCGACGACGATGAGATCGATGATGAAGCGCCGAAGAATTAG
- a CDS encoding heparinase II/III family protein, with amino-acid sequence MKLRVAPTFFGLAAMLCLVGIAQGGDPAPNFKRSPRLATTPEELAAEWKSPGFPARREAVLKVAEGLVADPPPLPTGFGSWTFYYACPDDGTDLRPLSPLEHECPKCKKRYGDERTVAAYRGRMHYRLDDAALRLGWAYAYTHDERFAAGVRRILLHLADAYDAYPSRLDRWGRRGWFAPLGGRRYVQSLDEAVGVIDLAKAYDLTREAKAWQAADAAHVEKDFFRATADTLLWFNQGINNHQTWYDAGLMAIASVLADAELVEKTLTMHGGFYDQLQRSFGDDGLWYEGAMAYQNYALQALVATVDAGRRLGLPLHESPRFRLLIASSLKVAYPDGTYPAINDSDPSSFRSFAWSYDWAWRIYGEPRFAQAAAWGDPRKLAEMLGPEAKPEWPLETKTVDLSALGITILRAGSGPEQACVFFDYGKHGDGHGHYDKLNITLFANGREWLLDPGRIGYSHQEYKTWVKHTVAHNTVVVEEADQAATTGKLLWLKVDDAGTTCAAECRSAYSGVTLRRSLRLTPKMLVDLYEVAADRPVQLDWLAHAKSATVEPVAAAEAAKLAATPIESLGRGVGYRHLTAARSWPSRATSTWDFTADALKLRVWCRGDAAEEAFTAVGIGQTVDQKTPTLLRRRRAAEQARFVTVYDLSGNAGYVTGLEPSSDADPDEVVVRTTDGVSRIRFAKPETK; translated from the coding sequence ATGAAGCTACGCGTCGCGCCTACCTTCTTCGGTCTTGCTGCGATGCTCTGCCTCGTCGGCATTGCGCAGGGCGGCGATCCGGCGCCGAATTTCAAACGATCCCCCAGGCTGGCTACGACTCCCGAAGAGTTGGCGGCCGAGTGGAAGAGCCCCGGCTTTCCGGCTCGACGGGAAGCCGTGTTGAAGGTGGCCGAAGGGCTCGTCGCCGATCCCCCGCCGCTTCCTACAGGCTTCGGCTCGTGGACGTTCTACTACGCCTGCCCGGACGATGGCACCGACTTGCGTCCGCTCTCGCCGCTGGAACACGAATGCCCGAAATGCAAGAAGCGCTATGGCGACGAGCGGACCGTCGCCGCGTATCGCGGGCGGATGCACTACCGGCTCGACGACGCCGCGCTCCGGCTCGGTTGGGCCTATGCCTACACGCACGACGAGCGCTTCGCAGCCGGTGTGCGGCGAATCTTGCTTCATTTGGCCGACGCATACGATGCGTATCCATCGCGGCTCGATCGCTGGGGGCGGCGCGGTTGGTTCGCGCCGTTGGGAGGGAGGCGCTATGTGCAAAGCCTCGACGAAGCAGTCGGCGTGATCGACTTGGCGAAGGCGTACGATCTCACACGCGAGGCCAAGGCTTGGCAAGCGGCCGATGCGGCGCATGTCGAAAAAGATTTCTTTCGCGCTACGGCCGACACGCTCCTGTGGTTCAATCAAGGGATCAACAACCATCAAACTTGGTACGACGCCGGACTCATGGCGATCGCCTCGGTGCTGGCCGATGCCGAGCTGGTAGAAAAAACGCTCACGATGCACGGCGGATTCTACGACCAACTCCAGCGCAGCTTCGGCGACGACGGTCTGTGGTACGAAGGGGCGATGGCGTATCAGAACTACGCCCTGCAAGCGCTCGTCGCTACGGTCGACGCCGGCCGCCGGCTCGGGCTGCCGCTACACGAGTCGCCGCGCTTTCGCTTGTTGATCGCGAGCTCGTTGAAAGTCGCGTATCCCGACGGCACGTATCCGGCCATCAACGATAGCGACCCGAGCAGCTTTCGGAGCTTCGCCTGGTCGTACGATTGGGCTTGGCGCATCTACGGCGAGCCGCGCTTTGCGCAAGCCGCGGCTTGGGGAGACCCGCGAAAGCTGGCCGAAATGTTGGGTCCGGAAGCCAAGCCCGAGTGGCCTTTGGAAACGAAAACGGTCGATCTCTCCGCCTTGGGGATCACGATTCTCCGCGCAGGTTCAGGCCCCGAGCAGGCTTGCGTCTTCTTCGACTACGGCAAGCATGGCGATGGGCACGGGCACTACGACAAGCTCAACATCACCTTGTTCGCCAACGGTCGCGAGTGGCTGCTCGATCCGGGCCGCATCGGCTACAGCCATCAGGAATACAAGACTTGGGTCAAGCATACGGTGGCGCATAACACGGTCGTCGTCGAGGAAGCCGATCAAGCGGCCACGACCGGTAAGTTGCTCTGGTTGAAGGTCGACGACGCAGGAACGACCTGCGCCGCCGAATGCCGCTCGGCGTATTCCGGCGTGACGTTGCGCCGCTCATTGCGTCTCACCCCGAAGATGCTCGTCGATCTATACGAAGTCGCGGCGGATCGGCCCGTGCAACTCGATTGGCTCGCGCATGCGAAGAGCGCGACCGTCGAACCTGTCGCAGCAGCGGAAGCAGCTAAGCTCGCTGCCACGCCGATCGAGTCGCTCGGCCGCGGCGTCGGCTACCGGCATCTTACGGCAGCTCGCAGCTGGCCGAGCCGCGCGACTTCGACTTGGGATTTCACCGCAGACGCCTTGAAGTTGCGCGTGTGGTGCCGTGGCGATGCGGCCGAAGAAGCGTTTACCGCCGTGGGCATCGGGCAGACCGTCGATCAGAAAACACCGACGTTGCTACGTCGCCGACGGGCCGCCGAACAAGCCCGCTTCGTCACGGTCTACGATCTCAGCGGCAACGCCGGTTACGTCACGGGCCTCGAACCATCCTCCGACGCCGACCCTGACGAAGTCGTCGTGCGCACGACCGACGGCGTGTCGCGCATTCGGTTCGCGAAGCCGGAGACGAAGTGA
- a CDS encoding BON domain-containing protein, with protein sequence MVGFTNTVSVTFVPFFEVPPAAALPPIEVASDSEDATPNASDRAIALRVAHALAELHVPILRTLEIAVRAGNVTLRGRVRSYYERQLAHANAKRVPGVVKVIEEITIAELQYAPSFSSPSIPSRLR encoded by the coding sequence ATGGTTGGTTTCACTAATACGGTTTCCGTGACGTTCGTTCCCTTCTTCGAGGTTCCTCCCGCCGCGGCGCTTCCGCCGATCGAGGTCGCATCCGACTCCGAAGATGCAACTCCGAATGCAAGCGATCGCGCCATCGCGCTCCGCGTGGCCCATGCTTTGGCGGAGTTGCATGTGCCGATCTTAAGAACCCTCGAGATCGCGGTTCGAGCGGGCAACGTTACGCTTCGCGGACGGGTGCGAAGCTATTACGAGCGCCAACTGGCGCATGCGAACGCGAAGCGCGTCCCCGGCGTGGTCAAAGTGATCGAAGAGATCACGATCGCCGAGCTCCAATATGCTCCGAGCTTTTCGTCGCCGAGCATCCCGTCTCGCCTGCGGTAA
- a CDS encoding prepilin peptidase yields MPFLPLAHLAVFPYEPPILTAAVLLLFLMFLGGSIGSFLNVVIYRLPAGLSIVSPRSRCPNCFTPILTRDNLPVIGWLLLRGRCRACRTPISMRYPLVEFTAAMIFTALACGEPLFQGWSLPISLDDADRYPLFGMCVYHFALLAGLGAATMIVYDGAVVPVKFWRLLLILGFMPPLIWPLLRPVPMPIVDLTFGRIAVGLVEGTAGLLLGLLLGVASWPAASHNARARAGHVDAAAMLGAIGLFLGWQAVAGIGLAAACAWSLRQIIYCLGLKPRVPWQAYPAVAALGWILLWRPIVERALFSERSLFGAEAPVWVAPAALVLTFAASLAGRKLGEVASRESHSAAS; encoded by the coding sequence ATGCCCTTCTTACCGCTGGCCCATCTCGCCGTGTTTCCTTACGAACCGCCGATCCTGACGGCGGCGGTGCTGCTTTTGTTTTTGATGTTCCTCGGCGGGTCGATCGGCAGCTTTCTCAACGTCGTCATCTATCGGCTGCCGGCGGGCCTGAGTATCGTGAGCCCGCGGTCGCGCTGTCCGAATTGCTTCACGCCGATTCTGACGCGCGATAACCTGCCGGTCATCGGTTGGCTCCTGCTTCGCGGTCGCTGCCGCGCTTGCCGCACGCCGATCTCGATGCGCTATCCGCTCGTCGAATTCACGGCCGCGATGATCTTCACGGCCCTGGCCTGCGGCGAGCCTCTGTTTCAAGGTTGGTCGTTGCCGATTTCGCTCGACGACGCCGATCGCTATCCGCTGTTCGGCATGTGCGTCTACCACTTCGCGCTGCTCGCGGGCCTCGGTGCCGCGACGATGATCGTGTACGACGGCGCCGTCGTGCCGGTGAAGTTTTGGCGCTTGCTGCTGATCCTCGGTTTCATGCCGCCGCTTATTTGGCCGCTGCTCCGTCCGGTGCCGATGCCGATCGTCGATCTCACGTTCGGCCGCATCGCCGTCGGCCTCGTCGAAGGAACGGCGGGCCTCCTCCTCGGCCTACTTCTCGGAGTCGCTTCTTGGCCGGCGGCGTCGCACAACGCGCGGGCTCGAGCAGGCCATGTCGATGCCGCGGCGATGCTCGGCGCCATCGGTTTGTTTCTCGGCTGGCAAGCGGTCGCCGGCATCGGCCTCGCAGCGGCTTGCGCTTGGAGCCTGCGACAAATCATCTATTGTCTCGGCCTGAAGCCACGAGTCCCTTGGCAAGCGTATCCGGCCGTGGCGGCGCTCGGGTGGATACTCTTGTGGCGGCCGATCGTCGAACGGGCTCTCTTTTCGGAACGCAGCTTGTTCGGTGCCGAGGCACCCGTTTGGGTCGCTCCGGCTGCGCTAGTGCTGACGTTCGCGGCATCGCTCGCGGGCCGCAAGCTCGGCGAAGTCGCAAGCCGCGAAAGCCACTCCGCGGCGAGTTAA
- a CDS encoding sialate O-acetylesterase — MTRSLSASVWLLLSALVCLPSGFASEARAEGPKPIVAADYPGTIQVACIGDSITQGIGSTKPWVKMLGEAFGSKWKFHNFGISARTLLTHGDFPYVKEKQWPKVLELKPDVVLIALGTNDSKPHNWKHKAEFAGDYRKLIDDLRLANPKVRIYCLLPIPAYPANFGITDEVISKEVLPLVRKVAADAKCDLIDLNTPMLEKATFVPDKVHPNIDGHRLMAGTIYEALAGTKAPTDAIK; from the coding sequence ATGACGCGCTCGCTTTCGGCATCTGTTTGGTTGCTCCTGTCGGCCCTGGTTTGCTTGCCGAGCGGCTTCGCATCGGAGGCGCGTGCCGAGGGGCCGAAGCCGATCGTCGCGGCCGATTATCCCGGCACGATCCAAGTCGCTTGCATCGGCGACAGCATTACCCAAGGGATCGGCTCTACGAAACCGTGGGTGAAGATGCTCGGCGAGGCCTTCGGTTCGAAATGGAAGTTCCACAATTTCGGCATCAGCGCTCGTACGTTGCTCACCCACGGCGACTTTCCTTACGTCAAGGAAAAACAGTGGCCGAAGGTTCTCGAACTGAAGCCCGACGTGGTGCTCATCGCCCTCGGCACGAACGACAGCAAGCCGCACAACTGGAAACACAAAGCCGAGTTTGCCGGCGACTATCGCAAGCTGATCGACGACCTCCGGCTCGCGAATCCGAAAGTGCGCATCTATTGCCTCCTGCCGATCCCCGCCTATCCGGCCAACTTCGGCATCACCGACGAAGTGATCTCGAAGGAAGTGTTGCCGCTGGTGCGCAAGGTCGCGGCCGACGCGAAATGCGACCTGATCGATCTCAATACGCCGATGCTCGAGAAAGCGACGTTCGTTCCCGACAAGGTCCATCCGAACATCGACGGACATCGCCTGATGGCCGGCACGATCTACGAAGCCCTCGCCGGCACGAAAGCGCCGACCGACGCGATTAAGTAG
- a CDS encoding PQQ-like beta-propeller repeat protein, with product MLLLALLPGCNESKAPAAPVAPVVLTTDPITFGPNDWPWWRGPNRDGIAIGNQDPPLTWSETENVIWKTPIAGRSHGAATVVGERVFLAKADVENQSQAVLCFDRQTGKPLWETELHRGGFDKKGNQKSSHASVTPACDGTRVFVNFLHDGAVFASALSVTGEKLWETKITDFVNHQGFGSSPAIYQSLVIVTADNKGTGAIAALDRASGAVVWKQERPKVPNYTSPIILKVDGREQLFITGCDLVSSFDPATGKKIWEFPGATTECVISTVTDGKAIFTSGGYPKNHFAAVRADGSGTVLWENKSRVYVPSPLVRDGYLYAVMDAGVAMCWNSATGEEMWKGRLGSDFSASPVLVGDKLFAVSEKGKTSILRATPKEFELIGENTLGDETFATPTFCGNRIYMRAATTTDGKRQETLYCLGKPDAK from the coding sequence ATGTTGCTGCTCGCACTGTTGCCGGGCTGCAACGAAAGCAAAGCCCCCGCCGCACCGGTAGCTCCCGTCGTGTTGACGACCGATCCGATCACGTTCGGGCCGAACGATTGGCCCTGGTGGCGCGGTCCGAATCGCGACGGCATCGCGATCGGGAATCAGGACCCGCCGCTCACTTGGAGCGAGACGGAAAACGTGATCTGGAAAACCCCGATCGCCGGACGGAGCCACGGCGCGGCGACGGTCGTCGGCGAGCGCGTATTTCTCGCGAAGGCCGATGTCGAGAACCAGTCGCAAGCGGTTCTCTGCTTCGATCGGCAAACCGGCAAGCCGCTCTGGGAAACGGAACTCCATCGCGGCGGCTTCGACAAAAAAGGAAACCAAAAAAGCTCCCACGCTTCCGTGACGCCGGCCTGCGACGGCACGCGCGTCTTCGTCAACTTCCTGCACGACGGGGCCGTCTTCGCGTCGGCGCTTTCCGTGACCGGTGAGAAGCTGTGGGAAACGAAGATCACGGACTTCGTCAACCATCAGGGCTTCGGCTCGTCGCCGGCGATCTATCAATCGCTCGTCATCGTGACGGCCGACAACAAAGGGACCGGCGCGATCGCGGCTCTCGACCGCGCGAGCGGAGCGGTCGTCTGGAAGCAAGAGCGGCCGAAAGTTCCGAACTACACTTCGCCGATCATCTTGAAAGTCGACGGCCGCGAGCAACTCTTCATCACCGGTTGCGATCTGGTGAGCAGCTTCGATCCCGCGACGGGAAAGAAAATCTGGGAGTTCCCCGGGGCGACGACCGAATGCGTGATCTCGACCGTCACCGACGGGAAAGCGATCTTCACCAGTGGCGGTTACCCGAAGAACCACTTCGCGGCGGTCCGCGCCGACGGGTCGGGCACGGTCCTCTGGGAAAACAAGTCGCGCGTGTACGTGCCGTCGCCGCTCGTGCGCGACGGCTATCTCTACGCCGTGATGGACGCCGGCGTGGCGATGTGTTGGAACAGCGCGACCGGCGAAGAGATGTGGAAGGGGCGCCTCGGCAGCGACTTCAGCGCCTCGCCCGTGCTCGTCGGCGATAAACTCTTCGCGGTGAGCGAAAAAGGAAAGACCTCGATCCTGAGAGCGACTCCGAAGGAATTCGAACTGATCGGCGAAAACACGCTCGGCGACGAAACCTTCGCCACGCCGACCTTCTGCGGCAACCGAATTTACATGCGCGCCGCCACGACGACCGACGGCAAACGCCAAGAGACGCTGTACTGCCTAGGGAAGCCCGACGCTAAGTAG